Proteins from a genomic interval of Ndongobacter massiliensis:
- a CDS encoding ABC transporter permease, with amino-acid sequence MSEKKTARDKAPFFNGRRRLWIAVSITGLALVCLFLWGHFMTPDAYAIRYEDKFLPPSSDHWFGTDYMGRDMFFRSIKGLATSLQVGLAAAGISSVLGLLLGISSAVLGGVFDQAVLLAVDLCMGLPHLVLLILISVLMGRGERGVLFAVAFTHWPELTRLVRSEVLQIRNAPYVQAAYRMGRSRFQVACSHLLPHVFPVYVVGLVLLFPHAIMHESAITFLGFGLPAQTPAVGVILAEAMKHIATGKWWLALFPGLLLILVVLLFYRMGELLKRRFNPTQAQE; translated from the coding sequence ATGTCTGAGAAAAAAACGGCCCGCGACAAGGCGCCATTTTTCAACGGGCGTCGGCGTCTTTGGATTGCTGTGAGCATAACGGGATTGGCGTTGGTGTGTCTATTTTTATGGGGACATTTTATGACACCGGATGCCTATGCGATACGCTATGAAGATAAATTCTTACCGCCGTCCTCGGACCACTGGTTCGGTACGGACTATATGGGGCGAGATATGTTTTTTCGCTCCATCAAGGGATTGGCGACGAGTTTGCAGGTCGGGCTCGCCGCGGCGGGAATCAGTTCCGTGTTGGGACTCCTCCTGGGAATCTCGTCTGCCGTGTTAGGAGGCGTTTTTGACCAGGCGGTATTGCTTGCCGTGGATCTTTGCATGGGTCTGCCACATTTAGTACTTTTAATTCTCATTTCGGTACTCATGGGACGCGGGGAACGCGGTGTGCTTTTCGCAGTTGCTTTTACACATTGGCCCGAATTGACGCGCCTAGTGCGCAGTGAAGTGCTGCAAATCCGCAATGCACCCTATGTGCAGGCGGCGTATCGCATGGGGAGAAGTCGATTTCAGGTGGCATGCAGCCACTTGCTTCCTCATGTATTCCCGGTTTATGTTGTCGGGCTTGTGCTTCTTTTTCCGCACGCGATCATGCACGAATCCGCCATTACTTTTCTCGGCTTCGGGCTGCCCGCGCAAACGCCCGCCGTGGGTGTCATTTTAGCGGAAGCGATGAAGCACATTGCGACGGGCAAGTGGTGGCTGGCTCTTTTTCCGGGGCTTTTATTGATTCTGGTTGTACTCCTGTTTTATCGGATGGGTGAGTTGTTGAAACGCCGCTTTAATCCCACGCAGGCGCAGGAATAG
- a CDS encoding ABC transporter permease, with protein sequence MGKTVLKICLRMGLLLFLVSLLSFILIVKAPIDPMQAYVGAESTLSEEAKADIAEYWGFNDPLPQRYLNWVGHMLQGDLGQSVAYKKPVSEVIGERVSYSLALMAFAWVVSGILGYALGLYCGTYEGSVGDRLIRGFCLLLQSAPTYWIGLLALSFFAVYLGWFPFGMAVPAGKLAQEVTFWDRLRHFILPALTLSIVSIGKIVLYTRQKVGELRNSDFILFARARGESDREILRRHLLRNTALPAITLQCASFSELFGGMALAETVFAYPGIGTATTKAALSGDVPLLLGIALFSACFVFVGNLAANLLYGIVDPRVREGGAHV encoded by the coding sequence ATGGGAAAAACAGTACTCAAAATTTGTCTGCGCATGGGGCTTTTGCTCTTTTTGGTGAGCCTTCTTTCCTTCATTCTCATCGTGAAGGCGCCGATCGATCCGATGCAGGCCTACGTAGGGGCGGAATCCACACTCTCGGAGGAGGCGAAAGCGGACATTGCCGAGTACTGGGGCTTTAACGATCCGCTCCCGCAGCGATACCTGAATTGGGTCGGGCATATGCTTCAGGGCGATCTGGGGCAGTCCGTCGCCTATAAAAAGCCGGTATCGGAGGTCATCGGCGAACGCGTTTCCTACTCGCTGGCGCTGATGGCCTTTGCGTGGGTGGTGTCGGGGATTTTGGGCTATGCGCTCGGCCTATATTGTGGAACCTATGAAGGTAGCGTGGGAGATCGGCTGATTCGCGGCTTTTGCCTGCTTTTGCAGTCCGCCCCGACCTACTGGATTGGGCTGTTAGCATTGAGCTTTTTTGCAGTTTACTTGGGATGGTTCCCATTTGGCATGGCGGTTCCCGCCGGAAAATTGGCGCAGGAAGTGACCTTTTGGGATCGCCTAAGGCATTTTATTCTTCCGGCATTGACCTTGAGTATCGTCAGTATCGGCAAAATTGTTCTGTATACGCGACAGAAAGTCGGGGAACTGCGCAACAGCGATTTTATTCTTTTTGCGCGCGCCCGGGGGGAGTCCGATCGGGAAATTCTTCGGCGGCACCTGTTGCGCAATACGGCGCTTCCGGCAATCACCCTGCAATGTGCATCGTTCAGTGAATTGTTCGGCGGCATGGCGTTGGCGGAGACGGTATTTGCCTATCCGGGGATCGGTACCGCAACGACAAAGGCGGCACTCTCCGGAGATGTTCCCCTATTGTTGGGGATCGCTCTTTTCAGCGCCTGTTTCGTTTTCGTGGGAAATTTAGCGGCCAACCTCTTGTATGGCATCGTGGATCCGCGCGTACGGGAAGGGGGCGCTCATGTCTGA
- the rplQ gene encoding 50S ribosomal protein L17, translating into MANQRKLGRRTDHRTAMLRNQVASLFKNGKIKTTLTRAKETRRMAEKMITIAKANNLSSKRAVSAYIYENAVARKLVEEIAPKYADRNGGYTRILKLGPRRGDGSEMVILELV; encoded by the coding sequence TTGGCCAACCAGAGAAAATTGGGGCGTCGCACCGACCATCGCACAGCCATGTTGCGCAACCAGGTCGCTTCGCTTTTCAAGAATGGAAAAATTAAGACGACGTTGACGCGTGCGAAAGAAACGCGGCGCATGGCAGAAAAAATGATCACCATTGCCAAAGCCAACAATCTTTCGTCCAAGCGTGCCGTTTCCGCATATATTTATGAAAATGCGGTGGCGCGTAAACTCGTCGAGGAGATTGCACCGAAGTATGCAGATCGCAATGGCGGCTATACGCGCATCCTCAAGTTGGGACCCCGCCGCGGCGACGGCTCAGAAATGGTGATTTTGGAGCTCGTGTAA
- a CDS encoding DNA-directed RNA polymerase subunit alpha, with protein sequence MIQTLNTKVDILEVQESKNYGKFSMSPLERGYGTTLGNSLRRVLLSSLPGTAIASIKFDEGVPHEFTTVPGMLEDVPELVLNLKGVAMKRTGGEGETLRLRLDVQGPKIVTAGDITETSDIEIVNRDHYLCTVNKEGEIHLELTVVDGNGFAVAEKNKGEHDPIGTIVIDSSFTPVAKVNYSVENTRVEQATDFDRLTLEVWTNGTISPQEAVAKGSQILIDHFDLFTTLPEVVVEKPEEEPVTEEPEEVEEDQIYNKPIEDLDLSLRSYNCLKRAEINTVGDIVTKDLQELSKIRNFGKKSFAEVEEKITALGLEIKESAE encoded by the coding sequence GTGATACAGACACTTAACACCAAAGTTGACATTTTAGAAGTGCAGGAAAGTAAAAATTACGGAAAATTCTCGATGTCTCCATTGGAACGCGGTTATGGCACGACACTGGGCAACTCGTTGCGCCGCGTACTCCTTTCCTCTTTGCCGGGAACGGCGATCGCGAGCATAAAGTTTGATGAAGGCGTACCGCATGAGTTCACGACCGTCCCCGGCATGTTAGAAGATGTGCCAGAGTTGGTTCTTAACCTCAAAGGGGTTGCCATGAAGCGCACCGGCGGGGAAGGCGAAACGCTTCGTCTGCGGCTGGATGTACAAGGGCCGAAAATTGTCACCGCAGGGGATATTACAGAAACGTCAGACATTGAGATTGTCAATCGGGATCACTACCTGTGTACGGTGAATAAAGAGGGAGAAATTCACCTCGAATTGACCGTTGTAGACGGCAACGGATTTGCCGTCGCGGAGAAAAATAAAGGCGAGCACGACCCGATCGGCACGATTGTCATCGATTCGTCGTTTACGCCGGTGGCGAAAGTCAACTACAGCGTCGAAAATACGCGTGTGGAGCAGGCGACCGATTTCGACCGGCTGACGCTGGAAGTGTGGACGAACGGAACGATCAGCCCGCAGGAAGCCGTGGCCAAGGGGTCACAGATTCTCATTGATCACTTTGATCTGTTTACGACACTGCCGGAAGTGGTTGTGGAAAAACCGGAGGAAGAGCCGGTGACCGAGGAACCGGAGGAAGTCGAGGAAGACCAGATCTATAATAAGCCCATCGAGGATTTGGACTTGTCCCTGCGCAGCTATAACTGTCTGAAACGCGCGGAGATCAATACCGTGGGCGATATTGTGACGAAGGATCTGCAGGAGCTTTCCAAGATTCGAAATTTCGGTAAAAAATCCTTCGCCGAGGTGGAGGAAAAGATAACGGCACTGGGACTCGAGATTAAAGAAAGTGCCGAATAG
- a CDS encoding ABC transporter ATP-binding protein — translation MKNQTPLLRVSNLSVAFSMYRDEWHKKAVPGIRSISFSLYAGELLAVVGSSGSGKSLLAQAIMGLLPHHAEIGGSLFYDGAELDDARKRALRGQEIALIPQSVDFLDPLMPVGKQVIGTRGTKEQQEEIFARCDLAPEVAKMYPHQLSGGMARRVLIATALMETPRLLIADEPTPGLPVEMARGTLARFRALADAGSAVLLITHDIDLALEVADRIAVFYAGATVEVAPAEDFRTGRAALRHPYSRAFSQALPQNDFEPISGAQPYAGDIIAGCLFADRCPFRTQDCAKPQQMRTVRDGEVLCVHAT, via the coding sequence ATGAAAAATCAAACGCCATTATTAAGGGTGTCAAATTTATCCGTCGCCTTTTCCATGTATCGCGATGAGTGGCATAAGAAAGCGGTGCCGGGCATCCGGTCCATTTCTTTTTCCCTGTATGCCGGAGAACTGCTCGCTGTGGTCGGCTCCAGCGGCTCCGGAAAAAGTCTTTTGGCGCAGGCGATTATGGGGCTCTTGCCGCACCATGCGGAAATCGGCGGCAGCTTGTTTTATGACGGGGCGGAATTAGACGATGCGCGCAAGCGCGCGCTGCGCGGTCAGGAGATTGCATTGATTCCGCAGTCGGTGGATTTCCTGGATCCCCTTATGCCCGTCGGTAAACAGGTGATCGGCACGCGTGGCACAAAGGAACAGCAGGAGGAAATTTTTGCACGTTGCGATCTTGCGCCGGAAGTTGCAAAAATGTACCCACACCAATTATCGGGCGGTATGGCACGGCGCGTCTTGATTGCCACCGCACTCATGGAAACGCCGCGCCTTCTCATCGCGGATGAGCCGACGCCGGGGCTGCCGGTGGAAATGGCGCGGGGGACGTTGGCGCGTTTTCGTGCCTTGGCAGATGCGGGCAGTGCCGTTCTTTTAATTACACATGATATTGATTTGGCATTGGAGGTGGCAGATCGCATTGCCGTTTTCTATGCCGGAGCAACTGTGGAAGTGGCGCCGGCAGAAGATTTTCGCACCGGCAGAGCGGCTCTTCGGCATCCATATAGCCGGGCATTTTCGCAGGCGTTGCCGCAAAATGATTTTGAACCGATTTCCGGTGCACAACCCTATGCCGGTGATATCATAGCGGGTTGTCTCTTTGCTGATCGTTGTCCATTCCGCACACAGGATTGTGCAAAGCCGCAGCAGATGCGGACAGTGCGTGACGGGGAGGTGCTCTGTGTCCATGCAACTTGA
- a CDS encoding DUF7010 family protein: MSIDHLREAIALQQKRGLPFIIASVIIWGMIAFVAACDFPIATKNIFVFFCACPLLPLAWGIGKTLDVDIFSKQNPLGQAGFLFTLNQALYLLIVMWVFQAVPDKMIMVYAMVFGAHLLPYSWLYCSKGYTFFAVTIPILSLVVGNLWSGFAVAVMMIGIEILFVIVLLWENKRLYP; this comes from the coding sequence ATGTCCATTGATCATTTACGAGAAGCGATCGCCTTACAGCAAAAAAGGGGGCTGCCATTTATTATCGCCTCGGTTATCATTTGGGGCATGATTGCGTTTGTGGCGGCGTGTGATTTCCCGATTGCCACAAAAAATATTTTTGTATTCTTCTGCGCCTGCCCATTGTTGCCGCTCGCATGGGGTATTGGAAAGACCCTTGATGTGGATATTTTCTCGAAGCAGAATCCTTTGGGACAGGCGGGTTTTTTATTTACGCTGAACCAAGCGCTCTATCTGCTTATTGTCATGTGGGTTTTTCAAGCCGTTCCCGACAAGATGATCATGGTGTATGCAATGGTGTTCGGAGCTCATTTGCTGCCGTATTCCTGGTTATATTGCTCGAAGGGTTATACTTTCTTTGCGGTCACCATCCCTATTCTGTCGCTTGTTGTCGGAAATCTATGGAGTGGATTTGCCGTTGCCGTTATGATGATTGGGATAGAAATACTGTTTGTGATAGTGTTACTTTGGGAAAACAAGAGGCTTTACCCATGA
- a CDS encoding TetR/AcrR family transcriptional regulator, with protein MNTPVTSKEAILATCRNLVSANGLGNLNMRAVAQACGVALGSLYYYFPSKDDLLLATIESVWEDIFHLQEKEIEDCSFPDFIAQCYTHLQIGIKKYPHFFNVHALSVSAKEKNRAHASMERYLAQIQEKMHKVLHADPDVCTNAFSEKFTETAFFDFLVANLVSLLVQGRGDCRVLLEVIRRTIY; from the coding sequence ATGAATACACCCGTGACATCCAAAGAGGCGATTTTGGCAACTTGTCGAAATCTTGTATCGGCAAACGGCCTAGGGAACCTGAATATGCGTGCAGTTGCGCAGGCCTGTGGTGTGGCATTGGGCTCTTTGTACTATTATTTTCCTTCGAAAGATGATTTGCTTTTGGCAACCATTGAAAGCGTGTGGGAAGATATTTTTCACCTGCAGGAAAAAGAAATAGAGGATTGCTCTTTTCCGGATTTTATCGCACAGTGCTATACACATTTGCAGATCGGCATTAAAAAGTATCCGCATTTCTTTAATGTTCACGCGCTCAGTGTTTCCGCAAAAGAGAAAAATCGAGCGCATGCGTCGATGGAACGATATCTGGCACAGATCCAAGAAAAGATGCACAAAGTTCTTCATGCAGATCCGGATGTTTGCACAAACGCGTTTTCTGAAAAATTTACAGAGACTGCCTTTTTTGATTTTCTCGTTGCAAATCTTGTCAGTCTTTTGGTACAGGGAAGGGGGGATTGTCGCGTTCTACTTGAAGTAATCCGTCGAACCATTTATTAG
- a CDS encoding ABC transporter substrate-binding protein: MKRQWKDTTKRLAAGLLALCLLAACGGKDKTLEQPASESGAQSEAQGSESTENTAGAGKGIVVYAGKTIFEKSLDPVKGGMSYGYSFTNAALLKVAPDSSYVGDMATEWNISDDAKTYTFTLREGVKFSDGSEMTAEDVAFTYETVHANQAENEAVDLTRLESVETPDAKTVVFTLKEPYSPFLDVCAQLGIVPKATYDKERFDQFPIGTGPWQVVQYDPNQQIIVEPNPYYYEGAAKLPRVTFVAMDYDAALSAARSGDLDVVMVNPAVAKEEVPGMTMVPLETMDVRQISLPVGAESTENGIPVGNNVTSDPAVRKALNIGIHREQIIQNAFNGIGKPAMSFTDNLVWARPIPVADQRVDEAIKLLEDAGWKPGADGIREKDGLRCSFELYAADDRYALAAALAEDAKALGIEIVPHSSGWDEIGKHMNTQSILWGWGQYSPTVLVSLFDSSFIGTGGFDNPSGYRNPAVDAKIAEALSAPSQEAAIQSWKQVQELADEDVAYLYLVNIQHCYFVDEALDLSIATQIPHPHGHGAPIICNMKDWTWK; this comes from the coding sequence ATGAAAAGACAGTGGAAAGACACGACGAAGCGACTTGCTGCCGGTTTGCTTGCTCTTTGCTTATTGGCGGCTTGCGGCGGAAAGGACAAGACGTTGGAACAGCCGGCGTCTGAATCCGGTGCGCAAAGCGAAGCACAGGGCAGTGAGTCGACGGAAAATACCGCTGGTGCGGGAAAAGGGATTGTCGTCTATGCGGGAAAGACGATTTTTGAGAAGAGCTTGGATCCGGTCAAGGGCGGCATGAGTTACGGGTACTCTTTTACCAATGCCGCACTTTTGAAAGTTGCCCCGGATTCGTCCTACGTCGGCGATATGGCAACGGAGTGGAACATTTCGGACGATGCGAAGACGTATACGTTTACGCTGCGCGAAGGGGTGAAATTCAGCGATGGCAGCGAAATGACGGCGGAAGATGTCGCATTCACATATGAGACGGTGCATGCGAACCAGGCGGAAAACGAAGCAGTGGATTTAACCCGTCTGGAAAGTGTAGAAACGCCGGATGCCAAGACAGTCGTCTTTACGCTGAAAGAGCCCTATTCGCCCTTCCTGGACGTGTGCGCGCAACTGGGCATTGTGCCGAAAGCCACTTACGACAAAGAGCGTTTCGATCAATTTCCGATCGGCACCGGACCTTGGCAGGTCGTACAGTATGATCCCAATCAGCAGATCATTGTTGAGCCGAATCCCTATTACTATGAGGGCGCAGCCAAATTGCCGCGCGTGACCTTTGTGGCCATGGACTATGATGCCGCGTTATCCGCTGCGCGCTCCGGTGATCTGGACGTCGTCATGGTCAATCCGGCAGTTGCGAAAGAAGAAGTACCCGGTATGACGATGGTGCCGCTTGAAACGATGGATGTGCGTCAAATCAGCCTGCCCGTAGGTGCCGAGTCTACGGAAAACGGCATTCCGGTCGGCAACAATGTTACATCGGATCCCGCCGTGCGCAAGGCATTAAATATCGGCATTCACCGCGAGCAGATTATTCAGAATGCCTTTAACGGCATCGGGAAGCCGGCGATGTCTTTTACGGACAACCTCGTTTGGGCGCGCCCGATTCCCGTTGCGGATCAACGTGTTGATGAGGCGATTAAGCTCCTAGAAGATGCGGGGTGGAAGCCGGGCGCCGACGGCATTCGCGAGAAAGACGGTCTGCGCTGCTCCTTTGAACTGTATGCGGCGGATGATCGCTATGCATTGGCGGCGGCTTTGGCAGAAGATGCCAAAGCACTGGGCATTGAGATTGTTCCGCATTCTTCCGGATGGGACGAAATCGGAAAACACATGAACACGCAAAGCATTCTGTGGGGCTGGGGACAGTACAGTCCGACGGTGTTGGTCTCGTTGTTTGACTCTTCCTTTATCGGTACCGGCGGCTTTGACAATCCGTCCGGTTATCGGAATCCGGCGGTGGATGCCAAGATTGCGGAAGCTCTCTCCGCGCCATCGCAGGAAGCGGCAATTCAGTCATGGAAACAGGTGCAGGAATTGGCGGATGAAGATGTCGCTTATCTGTATCTGGTAAACATTCAGCATTGCTATTTCGTCGATGAAGCGTTGGATTTATCGATCGCGACGCAGATTCCGCATCCGCACGGACACGGTGCGCCGATCATCTGCAATATGAAGGACTGGACCTGGAAGTAA
- the rpsM gene encoding 30S ribosomal protein S13 has product MARIAGIDLPKEKRVEIGLTYIFGVGRARSNEILKAAGVNPDTRVRDLTEQEVQDIRAQIDKYHVEGDLRRDVSLNIKRLREINCYRGIRHRRNLPVRGQNTKNNARTRKGRKR; this is encoded by the coding sequence TTGGCAAGAATAGCTGGTATTGACTTACCGAAAGAAAAACGAGTCGAGATCGGGCTGACCTATATTTTCGGGGTCGGTCGTGCTCGCTCCAATGAGATTTTGAAGGCAGCCGGCGTCAATCCGGACACGCGTGTCCGCGATTTGACCGAGCAGGAAGTGCAGGATATCCGCGCACAGATTGATAAGTATCATGTCGAAGGAGACCTTCGTCGCGACGTCTCGCTGAACATTAAGCGTCTGCGCGAGATCAACTGCTATCGCGGTATTCGCCACCGGCGCAATCTTCCCGTGCGTGGGCAGAACACGAAGAACAATGCAAGAACCCGCAAGGGTCGCAAGCGGTAG
- a CDS encoding aldo/keto reductase: MDSLTNVPKLGFGMMRLPKQDEVVDLEQVCRMVDAYMEAGFHYFDTAYNYHGGKSESIVKKTVVERYPRDSFFLTSKLPGWEIHNKEDRDRVFQEQLERTGAKYFDNYLLHSIQDENYENYEKHDCFSWGVSQKKAGLIRHFGFSFHGTPALLEKILDRHPQVEFVQIQLNYADWENPVVASRELYEILRRRNLPIIVMEPVKGGTLTKLPPKAEELLRAAAPERSLASWALRYAAGMPGVVTVLSGMSDEEQMADNLKTFKNFEPLARKSRRL, encoded by the coding sequence ATGGATTCATTAACAAATGTACCCAAATTAGGATTTGGAATGATGCGCCTGCCGAAGCAGGACGAGGTTGTTGATCTGGAACAGGTTTGTCGCATGGTGGATGCCTATATGGAGGCGGGCTTTCACTATTTTGATACGGCCTACAATTATCATGGCGGGAAGTCCGAATCCATCGTGAAAAAGACCGTCGTGGAGCGCTATCCGCGCGATTCCTTTTTTTTGACGTCAAAACTGCCCGGCTGGGAAATTCACAACAAAGAAGATCGCGACCGTGTTTTCCAGGAGCAATTGGAGCGCACGGGCGCGAAGTACTTTGACAACTACCTTTTACATAGCATTCAAGATGAAAATTACGAAAATTATGAAAAGCATGACTGCTTTTCGTGGGGCGTTTCTCAAAAGAAAGCGGGACTGATTCGCCACTTCGGTTTTTCCTTCCACGGGACGCCGGCGCTTTTGGAAAAGATTTTAGATCGGCATCCACAGGTCGAATTTGTGCAAATTCAGCTCAACTATGCGGATTGGGAAAATCCTGTTGTGGCGTCGCGGGAACTCTACGAAATTTTACGCCGACGGAATTTGCCCATCATTGTCATGGAGCCGGTCAAAGGAGGAACGCTTACAAAACTGCCGCCGAAAGCGGAAGAATTGTTGCGTGCCGCCGCCCCCGAGCGCTCCCTCGCTTCTTGGGCGCTGCGTTATGCCGCCGGCATGCCGGGCGTGGTTACCGTCTTAAGCGGGATGTCCGATGAAGAACAAATGGCGGACAATCTGAAAACGTTCAAAAACTTTGAGCCGCTAGCGAGGAAGAGCAGGCGGTTGTAG
- a CDS encoding DUF2871 domain-containing protein, with product MKKYFNVSFAYAIAGMVAAVFYREFTKALGFTGSTMLLRVHPHLFVLGMFLFLAVALFVKEQKLEQQKTFRLFFRLYNIGLPLTAIMMVVRGVFQVLGTPLSQALDGVLSGIAGLGHILIGAGLILLFLSLRQAYAEGKAAKYRQ from the coding sequence ATGAAAAAATATTTCAATGTTTCTTTTGCCTATGCCATTGCCGGCATGGTTGCCGCTGTCTTTTATCGCGAATTTACTAAGGCATTGGGGTTCACAGGTTCAACGATGCTTCTACGGGTGCATCCTCATCTTTTTGTACTCGGTATGTTCCTATTTTTAGCGGTTGCACTCTTTGTGAAAGAGCAGAAGCTGGAACAACAAAAGACATTCCGACTGTTTTTCCGGCTTTATAACATCGGATTACCGTTAACTGCGATTATGATGGTAGTGCGAGGTGTTTTTCAGGTGCTTGGAACTCCTCTTTCACAGGCTCTGGACGGAGTGCTGAGCGGCATTGCGGGTCTGGGACACATTCTCATCGGAGCGGGGTTGATACTTCTGTTCCTGTCGCTGCGCCAGGCTTACGCAGAAGGCAAAGCAGCAAAGTATCGACAATAA
- a CDS encoding ABC transporter ATP-binding protein, protein MQLEARELSFRYGPGHWILKKVDFSVNAGERIALVGPSGCGKSTLAKLLAGYLQPDSGAVYLDGKPLPKKGFCPVQMIHQNPELAVNPRLKLRKTVTEGWNPPEELLTSMGIQPAWLSRFPAELSGGELQRFCIARVLAPSLRFLICDEITTMLDVITQAQIWQLLLKEAEKRSLGLVVITHNMALAKRICNRIVRW, encoded by the coding sequence ATGCAACTTGAAGCCAGGGAATTGTCGTTTCGGTACGGCCCCGGACATTGGATTTTGAAAAAAGTAGATTTTTCCGTGAATGCCGGGGAGCGCATTGCCTTGGTCGGCCCGTCCGGCTGCGGAAAAAGTACGCTGGCAAAACTCTTAGCGGGGTATTTGCAGCCGGATAGCGGCGCTGTGTATCTCGATGGGAAGCCGCTTCCTAAAAAGGGATTTTGTCCGGTGCAAATGATTCATCAAAATCCGGAATTAGCCGTTAATCCTCGCTTGAAATTGCGGAAGACGGTAACGGAAGGATGGAATCCTCCGGAGGAGCTGCTTACCTCCATGGGCATTCAACCGGCATGGTTGAGCCGCTTTCCGGCCGAACTTTCCGGGGGCGAGCTGCAGCGCTTTTGCATCGCGCGGGTTCTCGCACCATCGCTGCGTTTTCTTATTTGTGATGAAATCACAACCATGTTGGATGTGATTACACAGGCGCAGATTTGGCAGCTGCTTTTGAAGGAAGCGGAAAAAAGGTCTCTGGGGCTCGTCGTAATTACACATAATATGGCGTTGGCAAAACGGATTTGCAATCGCATCGTACGTTGGTAG
- the rpsK gene encoding 30S ribosomal protein S11, protein MATKTTTRRGGKRRVKKNVLNGQAHIISTFNNTIVTLSDLNGNVLSWASSGQLGFRGSRKSTPYAAQQCAEEAAKKAMEQGLKTVEVYVRGPGSGREAAIRSLQAAGLSVTLIKDVTPIPHNGCRPPKRRRV, encoded by the coding sequence ATGGCAACAAAAACTACAACCCGTCGTGGCGGGAAAAGAAGAGTCAAAAAGAATGTATTGAACGGACAGGCGCATATCATTTCGACGTTCAACAATACGATTGTTACCTTGTCCGACCTGAATGGGAATGTCCTTTCCTGGGCATCCTCCGGGCAGCTCGGCTTCCGTGGATCGCGTAAATCGACGCCGTATGCGGCACAGCAGTGTGCAGAGGAAGCGGCGAAAAAGGCGATGGAGCAGGGACTAAAAACCGTTGAAGTCTATGTGCGCGGACCGGGATCGGGACGTGAAGCGGCAATTCGCAGTCTGCAGGCCGCCGGCCTTTCGGTGACCTTGATCAAAGATGTCACGCCGATTCCGCACAACGGATGTCGCCCGCCCAAGAGAAGAAGAGTGTAG
- the rpsD gene encoding 30S ribosomal protein S4, translating into MARYTGPILKRCRALELEPQVVGINKKSRRNPKRGGRKVSDYGIQLREKQKVKFIYGMQERPFRNLFVRAERMAGQTGWNLLKLLELRFDNVVYRMGFASTRPQARQMIAHGHFLVNGKKADIPSMTLRVGDVVSVREKSRQNGNFRNAEEKIWNQMPWVSVNEDKLEGTILSEPMRDNIDYPIEETQIVELYSK; encoded by the coding sequence ATGGCAAGATATACAGGCCCGATTTTGAAACGCTGCCGCGCGCTGGAACTGGAACCGCAGGTTGTTGGTATCAATAAGAAGTCGCGGCGCAATCCGAAGCGCGGCGGTCGCAAAGTCAGTGACTACGGCATTCAGCTTCGTGAAAAACAAAAGGTCAAGTTCATTTACGGTATGCAGGAACGCCCGTTCCGCAATCTCTTTGTGCGTGCGGAGCGCATGGCGGGGCAGACCGGTTGGAATTTGCTGAAACTCCTCGAACTGCGTTTTGACAACGTGGTGTACCGCATGGGCTTTGCCTCGACGCGGCCGCAGGCACGTCAGATGATTGCTCATGGCCATTTTCTCGTAAACGGAAAGAAGGCGGATATTCCTTCGATGACACTGCGCGTCGGCGATGTGGTGAGCGTTCGCGAGAAATCGCGTCAAAACGGCAATTTCCGCAATGCGGAAGAGAAGATCTGGAACCAGATGCCCTGGGTTTCGGTCAATGAAGATAAGTTGGAAGGCACGATTCTGTCCGAACCGATGCGCGACAACATTGATTATCCGATTGAAGAGACGCAGATCGTTGAGCTCTACTCGAAGTAG
- a CDS encoding 4Fe-4S dicluster domain-containing protein, giving the protein MRDQPMVACTDCRYCVEGCPQGIIIPEVIKGINSARLYPKDSSPKSFYERVVKTSGKASDCIACGQCEDICPQHLPIIDLMREATERFEKAEAAK; this is encoded by the coding sequence ATGCGCGATCAGCCGATGGTCGCCTGCACGGACTGCCGCTACTGCGTCGAAGGCTGTCCGCAGGGCATTATTATTCCGGAAGTGATCAAAGGCATCAACAGTGCGCGGCTTTACCCCAAAGATTCGAGTCCGAAATCGTTCTATGAGCGCGTGGTTAAAACATCGGGAAAAGCGTCGGACTGTATTGCCTGCGGTCAGTGTGAAGACATTTGCCCGCAGCATTTGCCCATCATCGATTTGATGAGAGAGGCAACGGAGCGGTTTGAAAAGGCGGAAGCGGCGAAATAA